The nucleotide window TGATCATCCCAAGAAGCATCCTAGATGCAAGACTTGGTGCTGATGGAATAAGTGGTGAAGATGATAGCTTTTTCGTCCTAGTAGATGGAGCCGAGGCGGACTTTGAGGAAACAACCACCTCTGAAGATCGCACTTTGACCATACCATTTGAGGATGGAACAACTCAGATTGAAATCATCGGAACATTCGTGATCCCAGAATTTGGCACAATCGCAGTAATCATTCTTGCAGTAGCAATTGTATCGATAATTGCTATATCTTCAAGAAGTAGACTAAGTATCCTGCCAAAATACTAGATCTTCAACTTTTTTCATTTTTTAAATATACATAAATAGTCAGCATTCTAATCGCCAATCAAGATGAATAGTTATGCACTATACGTGCTAATTGCCATAATGGCTGCAGCAGGCACTTTAGCGGTAGTACCAACTTATGCATCTAGCTTCGACGAAGAAGCATGCCCAGATTGCGGCAGTATGGACATTTACGAAAAGGCTGAATACGCAAAACAAAACAACGTACCAGTCTCAGTATGGACAGATTCAAAGATCTATGATCACGAGTCTGAAATTACCGTAGGTGGTTATGTCGCAAATCTAAGAGGTGATGCTCCAGTAACAGTTACAGTGATCAGCCCACAAGGCAACATTGCAACAGTTCAGCAAGTTGAAGTTTCAGAGGACAACACATTTGAAACAATGTTTAGCACTGCAGGCGCACTCTTCAAAGAAAACGGTATGTACACCATTCGAGCACAATATGGCCCACAAGAAATCAATGATAAGGTCATGGTTGAACTAGTTGGTGAGGCAGCATCAGAAGAGTCAGCATGTGGTGATGGTGAGCTTGCAGTAAAAGGCGGCAGTGAAGTGTTCTGTGTTCCATTTGAAGCAAGTGGAGCAATAGTAACAAGCGCATCTGCCAACGGTGCTACAAAGTCACTTACCCTGAAAATCGAAACTGAAGGCGACGGTTCTATCTCACTTGCAATTCCAAGAGACGTTCTTGATGCAACAGAAGATGGTTCCGATGTAGACTTTATCGTCCTAGTAGATGATGAAGAAGCAGACTTTGAGGAAACAGATAGCGATGATTCAACAAGAATGGTCGACATCACATTCTCAGACGG belongs to Candidatus Nitrosotenuis cloacae and includes:
- a CDS encoding PEFG-CTERM sorting domain-containing protein; amino-acid sequence: MNSYALYVLIAIMAAAGTLAVVPTYASSFDEEACPDCGSMDIYEKAEYAKQNNVPVSVWTDSKIYDHESEITVGGYVANLRGDAPVTVTVISPQGNIATVQQVEVSEDNTFETMFSTAGALFKENGMYTIRAQYGPQEINDKVMVELVGEAASEESACGDGELAVKGGSEVFCVPFEASGAIVTSASANGATKSLTLKIETEGDGSISLAIPRDVLDATEDGSDVDFIVLVDDEEADFEETDSDDSTRMVDITFSDGASQIEIIGTYAVPEFGTMAAIILAVAIVSIIAVSARTRLSISPRY